In the genome of Delphinus delphis chromosome 15, mDelDel1.2, whole genome shotgun sequence, one region contains:
- the C1QTNF8 gene encoding LOW QUALITY PROTEIN: complement C1q tumor necrosis factor-related protein 8 (The sequence of the model RefSeq protein was modified relative to this genomic sequence to represent the inferred CDS: deleted 2 bases in 1 codon) — protein MSDPNHLGPGPSHQWVGCCRSLKQPSCPSRRALASPASALLLLLMLPAGAWPGLGPPCWLCMHCSCPPWPPAAPSPHPHTRMSNRDEWVGLPHVRPTIDISILKGEKGEVGVRGRSSRSRKEGPPGSWSLRGHKGQKGQVGPPGTLCQRAYVTFSVGWREGLHSTDALQAVPFDTELVDLDGAFDLASGPFLFAVPGVYVLSLNVHTWNYKETYLRITCNWWAAAVLYAQPSERSRLQTQSPLLALAAGDAVWVRMFQRDGDNAIYSERGDLYITFSGHLVKPDAEL, from the exons ATGTCTGACCCCAACCACCTGGGCCCCGGGCCCAGCCACCAGTGGGTGGGGTGCTGCCGTTCCCTGAAGCAGCCTAGCTGTCCCTCCCGGAGGGCTCTGGCCAGCCCAG CCTCTGCTCTCCTGCTCCTGCTGATGCTGCCCGcaggggcctggcctggcctggggccGCCCTGCTGGCTGTGTATGCACTGCAGCTGCCCACCCTGGCCCCCGGCTGCCCCCAGCCCGCAT CCACACACCCGCATGAGCAACAGGGATGAGTGGGTGGGACTGCCCCACGTGCGGCCCACCATCGACATCTCGATCCTCAAAG GTGAGAAGGGTGAAGTGGGGGTCAGAGGCCGCTCCAGCAGGAGCAGGAAGGAGGGCCCGCCTGGCTCCTGGAGCCTCCGTGGCCACAAGGGCCAGAAGGGGCAGGTGGGGCCGCCGGGCACCCTGTGCCAGCGTGCCTACGTGACCTTCTCGGTGGGCTGGCGAGAGGGGCTGCACAGCACCGATGCCCTCCAGGCCGTGCCCTTCGACACGGAGCTGGTGGACCTGGACGGTGCCTTCGACCTGGCCTCCGGCCCCTTCCTCTTTGCCGTGCCCGGCGTCTACGTCCTGAGCCTCAACGTGCACACCTGGAATTACAAGGAGACGTACCTGCGCATCACGTGCAACTGGTGGGCCGCAGCCGTGCTGTATGCGCAGCCCAGTGAGCGCAGCAGGTTGCAGACACAGAGCCCGCTGCTGGCACTGGCCGCGGGTGACGCTGTCTGGGTGCGCATGTTCCAGAGGGATGGCGACAACGCCATCTACAGCGAGCGCGGTGACCTCTACATCACCTTCAGCGGCCACCTGGTCAAGCCGGACGCTGAGCTCTAG